The Ziziphus jujuba cultivar Dongzao chromosome 1, ASM3175591v1 genome segment gcaagctcggcagcagcaaaaacaagctcggcagcaccGGCAACAGTACCAGCAGCAATACAGCAACACCAGCAACAGCACAAGCAGCAACACAGTAAGctcagcagcagcaacaacaagctcggcagcatcagcagcaatacaggagcaccagcaacagcaccagcagcaacacagcaatcttagcagcagcaacaacaagctcggcagcaccagcaacagcaccaaCAGCAATACAGGAGCACCAGCAACAAcaccagcagcaacacagcaagctcagcagcaccagcaacagcaccagcagcaacacagcaagctcagcagaaccagcaacagcaccagcagcaatacagcagcaccagcaacagcaacagcagcagcagcaacacagcaagctcgaCAGCACCAGCAATAGCCATGCAAGCTGTAACAATGAATAAACTAAACTaatattatttgctttttcCAAAGCCATGCAAGTTGTAATGAattatagaaagagagagagagggaggcatGGCTGTACAGCAAGAGGTACAGATAAAGCTTCACCAAAATAGGAATCTGAACATCAACATAATAGAAACAAAACATACAGCGAGCTTAACAGGATACATATGGTGCTACATAATTAGTTTACCAactgaaaaaacatatatattgctTGACTACACTACTAGGctaacattttaaagaaaataaataataaaagtacaagAAATATGACAGTCTTAATGTCATATTGGTCGCTCCTCTTGGTATTTTTCTGAATTGCTTCAAGcatattattagatttctccACTTGCAAAGATAAACGACGAACTTCACtgatatgtacatatattttttctagtttAGCTTCCCCTTCTTTTGCCTAAATGAATTTACCACTCTCGATAGTGGAAACAGTTGAAAATTAGGGGCAGGGCTGGTAGGTAGAAGCAGCCAAGTTTGAACTTTCAACAAgcctatttattgataaatcataTCTGGATGTTGAGGGAACAAAAAGCTCTTCtcaatatgaaaaacaaattaaaccatTTCGACACAGGCCTTATCAATATTCAtagggaaccaaaaaaaaaaagtcaaaataatttaaatattttcttccaCTGTTCTGGTAACCGATCTGAAACTATAGTAACAAAGATTGCtgaatttcatttataaagaacaaaaacaaagataagcaaaaggaaaatgatgaaaatCTGGGGTAGGGCTGGCCGGTGACCGATGGAAGCAGCAAAGAAGTTGTAGATTTTTTCTGGGGTAGGGCTGGCATGGGTGGGGCTGAACGGCTATCCCAAGAATTGGAGATCGGTGGCTTGCAACGTCACTGGAATGGAGAAGAGAAATGAAGCTGTGAATGGGAGGAGAAATGGGAGGAGAAGAGAAGGGAATTTACAAATGGGAAATGGGAGATCTGGCCAGAGAAACAAAGCTGCAAAtgggagaagagaagagaattcTCACGTGAGACCAGCTTTTGTCCAGGACCGTTGATGCCAAATGTGCAGATCGGAGGGCCCAATTTTAATCACATTTTTGGATCGCACGTAAGGCATGTGGTCGATCCTCAGGCTAGCCTCTCTATATGGTGGTGCAATCTGATGGGTTTGCAAGGATGGCAATGCTGGTTGCTGCTGGTGCGATTGGGAATTTTGGCTGGTTGCTGCTGGTGCGATTGGAAATTTTGGCAAAGTCCTTTCGAGCTGGTGAGAGCGGGAATGTGAGCGGGAAGGGCTCAGGGGAAATTTGGCCAGCCATTCTCACGTGAGAGTTGCTTTGAAGTTAGGCCGTAGATGCCAGCAGTGCAAATCGAAAGGCAGGAAATTTCATCACATGTTTGGTCCGCATATAACCCATGCGGTGGGTCCTCAGGCTAgcctctctgtatatatatatagggaaagCCTAGAGTAAGGACCGACCACATGCATCCTTTATGGACCAAAAACGTGAGAGAATAAAGACCATTGGATTTTCATACCTGGCGTCAATGGTCCAGATGGAATTGCAACTCTCACGTGAGAATTTTGGCAAAATCTCCCTCCCGCTCACAGCAGGTCGCATTCCCGCTCGCATCAGCTAGAACCACCTTTGCCAAaattcctcttctcctctgcttCCACCCCCTTTCCGCTCGCATCTCCCCGTTCGAAACCAGCCCAACCAGCCACCGAcctaattatttcaaaaatctcaaaCCCAGCCCAACCAGCCACCCTTCGAAACCAGAAAGAGTCGCCGCCGTTAGTGCCTTGCCGTTGGAGTGTGGGTTCTTTGCCATTCCTTCCTTCCTCtccttcattttgatttttctatacctttgtttgtgtttttatgttttatatatatatatatatatatatatatatattttattttatttttcattctggTTCAGTTctgttcttttaaaaaaaaataatagtaatgtttctctttttgtttcattgcttttaaagtgtttttattttttattttttttgggtaatcacTTAATGTATATAGTTATTCTTATTTACTTAGGCTTCTAGAAATCATAATGTAATAAGctcttttgaattattttgtttattctatGGATTTCATTGTTTACTGGGAGCAAATATTCAAgaaattgctttcttttttaagatTGTGGCTCCAATATCTAGAGTTGAGAAGCTTGTTAGATTTTTGTGGATGATGTGCTGAGGGAGACGAGCGGTTGTTAGTAGCGGAGTATAAGCCTAATGATACTCTCTTCAAGCATCTCTTTCACTGTATATTTCTTTGGTCTTTATGGATATAACCACTGTTGATTTTTGTGGACCCTCTAATTTCATACCATttcaatgaattattttatttatgtatttatttttatttattctggcGGTTAAACCATAAGTTGGTCTTAATCAAGGATAGTTAGTGACAAGGAATCTACTAATAGAgagattcaaaattaaaaattcatatataataaaagacgCAAAGAGAAATTAATCTTAAACTACAAGTTACTCAATAGTGAAACCAGTAGTACTGGATTTTACTCATTCAAGTTTCTATGATATTGTTCCTTTGAGATGTTTTGTCCTTTAAATATATTAGCTCTATGGactgtggtttttttttttttaatgtattatttcctatcctttttacaatatttttagcaATTGATGTTTTATTGCAAGTGTGactgttcttattttattaaattgttgcTGGCCATGTATTCCTGGTCTCCCTTTTATCGTGCTTTTTCTCAatataagttttttgttttaggggaGAAACAGCCACTGCCATGGGAGATGCGTGTGAGAGTTGCATACTACATTGCACAAGCACTTGATCATTGCAACacggaaaaccaaaaaatatatcatgACTTGAATGCATACAGAGTCCTCTTTGACGAGGTAGTGTATACATATTTAAACACAATCTGCATCTTTACAAGACAATCAACTTGTGTGCACTTCATTTTTACATTTGATTTAACAAGAAAGTGCAGGTGGGGCAAGCTATAGTGGAGAAATTTAAATTGTCCATATTCTAAATGCACCTTCTTTATGCAAAGCTAGAGaggtttttaaaaatgattggtGGAAATAAAGGCTAGAAATTGTTATAGTAGAGAGATATTTATCCTTGTTTACTGAAAATTTGTATAGCGTTTAAGATGTTGAATTGATAtccttttgcttctttttatttttctttataaacttTTCTCATCCTGTTCATTATTTGCCTCATTCATCTCTAGAAGGAGCATAAATTGTGGCGTTATCTATGAACCAACTGGACTTTTGttcaacttaattttttttttatgttttttataaaTGATAGGATGGTGACCCACGGTTATCTAGTTTTGGCCTTATGAAGAATAGTCGAGATGGAAAAAGCTATAGCACTAACCTGGCTTATACTCCACCTGAGTTTCTGAGGACAGATATGCTAGTTTTTCTTACATTGTTAATGCCttctctttgatttttatttgataaagggATTTAAATGTAAACAGATATTCATTTCTAATATGGGATATAGACATTAATTAGAGTAAAAGTGAACTATTGGGAGAAATGGAGAAGAATGAAGAATTGTTATTGATACAGTGAAAAGTGAAGAGAGTTGTcaagacaaatacaagaaagaAATAGTCAAGATCCTCCTGTAATCCAACTTGAAAAATTTAGAAACCAGTCAATGAATATAATACAAAACTATAAAAACTGGATTTGGATCAAGATGCAAATTGCAATGAATATAGTACAAAACTATAAAAACTGGATTTGGATCAAGATGCAAATTGCAATAGACCTTTATCACTTGTTTGAGCCCCTGTGGTTGTAAGATTGGTCCTTACCTCTGGATAAATGGTGTGTCAGTTTATGAAACTAATGGCTGACCCAAAATGTTGAGGGTTGACTGCCAAAGTAAACCCCAGTCGTGAAGCAGCTATCATCCTTAGAATTGAGATAAAGAGAAATCTCTTGGTCTAAGCTATGTTGACTTTGAGCATCAGTCTTTACAGTGCCTTAATGGTTGCTTCTAATTGCAATGTGGACAGTGATatatattgcattattatagtTATCTAAATAGAAGCAATTGCTCTTTCTATGTAAACTTAAATTGCAGAATCAGTGGCCAAACTGAagtttatattcatttaattcAATTCGCTGATAATTTATAGTGAGCTGTATTAATTCAAAATGTTTGAGGAGCATCATGTACTAAATCCATTCTTATTGTCAGGATGATTCCACCAACTGAGAAATGTCTTATTGAGGGTTGAGCTTACATAATTCAAATCTAAGtttgtcttccaaaaaattttgtCACAATGAAGTGGGAAAAATAATGCATTCACTGGATTAAACCTTTTTGTCAACTTTCGTAGAAGGGCCAAGGAAGATATTGATTATGAGTTATGACTAGATGTACTTTTATTGGTTCGTAATTTGTTGTATGGTGAAAAGGATATATTGGTTTTGTACTTTGTAATATGGGATATTTTACTGTCAACATTGACCATCTTTTAAATAGTTGGTAGAGCTTGCATTTGCTACACTTGTAACAATTAAGAAAACCtctgcattttttctttttttattttattgatttattgctTCTTGTTCTTGGTTGTGGCTATTAGATTTCAACACTTCAGGGGCTAAATTTATGCAGGTAGGGTCATCTCGGAGAGTGTAATATACAGTTATGTAACTGTTCTGCTAGACCTTCTGAGCGGAAAGCATATCCCTCCAAGCCATGCAGGATACATTCTTTATTTCGTCATTGATCACTCACCGCTATCTTAACCTTCTTTGAGTTTCACTTGTTAGTTGAGTACCTGtcttttctaggtaaaataatACCATGCTTGCTAGTCTTGTgatgaaatttaatttcaaaaagaaagaaaaaaggtccTGTGACAGCATTTGCATATTAAAAGTTATCTGctttataaattaatcaaacccgggcaaaacattttttatttgattttctttgctgTCAATAATATATGGCTGGATGATAGTCTTTTGTGATTGCCTTATCAGTTTCAATGCTCCCAACCTCTCCCGTTTGGCaaataacaaaatcaaattgagccAATGGGAAGAAGATTCCTTATTTGGTCCAAAACTTGGCAAATTGGAAACGGTTTCTAGTTATTTGGATAAGGTAAATAAGATGTCAAACCAAAGTGTAGTAAGAGGTTGCATGCCAGTATAAGGAACTTAATACTTTACACCTTCTATAATGATGaagctttttttcttaaataattatgCATAATTATGCATGATCATGGGGCCAAAAGAAATTTTCAGCCCTCTTTTTGTGTTCCTGTTATTTGTTTCTGAGCTTCTATTTCACCATGTTATAGCTAAACCAGAGTTTATATGAGCATGCAAtgtgaaattgtgatttcaTTTAATCTTGTTGCTGCTTCCCCAAGCTTTGGACTTGAGAAGGGGAAAAAATTTGTTGCTAGTGATGGATTCATCCTTAGAAGGGTAGTATGCCAATGAAGATGCGACCGAATTGGTTGAACTGGCCTCAACGTGTCTTCAATATGAGGCTAGAGATCGACCTGATGTCAAATTTCTTCTTTCAGCGCTAGCACCCCTTCAAAAGGAGACAGAGGTGAACTTCTAAAATGCCGTTATATTTAATTGGTCGTGCTGGTTTTTGTTTTAGCCTTACtgatttgtatctatatatccATGTTGCTTAGTtggaaaatagtatttttccaTCTTATACAACAATAAAATGTTGTAAGAAATTTGAAAGATATTCGATATTGTGTTCATGGAAGTGTTGTGTAGTGCCACACCAAGTCTGTCCCCTAAGATACGtaacaatgatatatatatatatatattgttaagtcCATGAATGATCATAGAATGCTATCGAGCTTCTATCCCTGAAATTGATATATCATTAACAGTGTAGGCTCCTGGATTCTctgacatgttttttttttatctgctcTTTTGAGGATAGAGAAAGCTGGTTGTTTTGGATGTGGGGGAGTTACTGCATATCCTCCAAGCATTGACACAACATCTGCCATGTTTGGTCTATCTGCTGCGACTTCTTGCACACACAAGAGAGCAACTTGGGCACGCCGTATAAATTCATCTGTCGAATTACATGTTTCTGCTTTTGCCTTATATTTAGTGGTTGTTGCTGCTGCCGAGCctgctgtgttgctgctggtggTGTTGCTGGTGCTCCtgtattgctgctggtgctgttgttggtgctgccgagcttgttgtTGCTACTGCCGAGCTTGTTGTGTTGCTGCTAGTGCTCCTGTATTGCTGCTGGTGATGTTGCTGGTGCTGTCGAGCTTGCTATGTTGCTACTGGTGCTCCtgtattgctgctggtgctgccgagcttgttgttgctgctgccgagcttgctatgttgctgctggtgctgttgctggtgctccTATATTGCTAttggtgctgttgctggtgctgccgagcttgtCGTTGCTGCTGCcaagcttgctgtgttgctgctggtgctgttgctggtgctcctgtattgctgttggtgctgttgctggtgctgccgagcttgttATTGCTGCTaccgagcttgctgtgttgctccTAGTGCTGTTGCCGAGCTACTGTGTTTCTACCGAGCTACTGTTTACGTGCACTGTTCACTTGTGTTtaaatatctctttttttttcgattttttttttttttgctaaaatatctgcgtataaacatcaatctccagcttgtgttgctgccgagctacTGTTTACGTGTATTGTTTATGTGCACTGTTCATCTGTctttaaacatctttttttttagatttttttttaatttttttttttttttggctaaaatacaTGTGTATAAACATGAATCTCCAGCTTGTGTTGCTACCGAGCTGCTATTTACGTGTATTGTTTACGTGCACTGTTCACCTATGTTTAAacatccttttgttttttttttaagatttatttttatttttttggggctaaaatacctgtgtataaacatcaatctctaacttgtgttgctgccgagctaTGTTGCTGCCAAGGTATTGTTTACGTGACTGTTCATGTGCACTGTTCACATGCACTGTTAATCTATGTTTAAAcatccttctttttttaaaattttttttggggctaaaatacctgtgtataaacatcaatctccaggttgtgttgctgccgagATACTGTTTACGTGACTGTTAATGTGCACTGTTTATCTATGTTTAAacatcctttatatatatatatatatattaatgagaagcttgttttgaaattgccattggaaatggaaaagcaaatggCTGAGATTTACACACGCAAGatttttcttaagtttcaaGATGAGTTGTGGAATAGCTTAGTAATAATGCCACAATTTGTTCGTGAAAATGCTACACACAAAATGTATGTGGTCGAGAGTAGTCCAAAAGAACATGTTCGTAGAGTGCGGGAAATTGCTTATGATAAAGAATTGGACTTTGCATCTTATACATGTAAGAAGTTTGAGAGTGAAGGACTTCCCTGTAGACATATCTTGGCATTCTTGAGACTGTTTGGTAACATTCCTTtgccaaatcaatatataatgaaaaggtgGACTAGAGGTGCAAAATGTCAAATAATAACAGATAATCAAGGTGTTGAGATAGGTGGACAGCATAGTTCAATGTTGACTTGGCGAGCTAAACTATTCCAACTTGCTTCGGAAGTCATTGATAAAGCCATAATATATGATGAGGCAAGTGTAATTGTGAATGATGGTCTTGAAAGTTTGCTAGGCAAGATTGAATCCATAGTTAGCAACACGAAAAGTGGAGGCATTTCTGAAAAAGGTAGCACTGCTCATGACTATGAGGCTTTGAAAGACCCATCTGCTGTGAGGGCAAAGGGATGCGGACAAAGATTAAAAAGGGGAAAGGAGAAGGCAACAAATGCCACAAAATATAGAGGTCGACgttgcaatggatgtggaaaaattgGGCAATCGCACGACAAAAGAAACTGTCCACTCCTCAACAATCcgtaagaaaataatacatttactatttattattcttatgcaaTTTGTATGATCATACTTTGTACAAACCATGCTGCTCATCTATATAGGTCCTCACAAAATGAGGAAAGTCCTCAGCACGCCTCGGAATATGATTCTAAAGCTGATAGTTTGTCTTCCACAGGTATGAAACTAAGTGGTATCGTATGGTCTTCGATATTTTATTGAACTAACATGCTGCTAATCTAAGGACTTGCTGGACTTTGGCAGGTCTGCATGAGAAAATGAAAGGATGACCTATCTTGCAACAGATTTGGGAGAAgaagttgtttttttattttggtgtgcTTGTTTGGGATTTTCTATCTTATAGCAAGCACTATCagctaattatataaaatagagATGTGTTTTGATTATTGGATTGAATGTATACTGGTTTTTTCGTATATACACGTGCTACTCTTTATGTTTAGAACGTTTAATTTCTGTACATCATGATAAATGAA includes the following:
- the LOC132799668 gene encoding protein FAR1-RELATED SEQUENCE 9-like — translated: MEKQMAEIYTRKIFLKFQDELWNSLVIMPQFVRENATHKMYVVESSPKEHVRRVREIAYDKELDFASYTCKKFESEGLPCRHILAFLRLFGNIPLPNQYIMKRWTRGAKCQIITDNQGVEIGGQHSSMLTWRAKLFQLASEVIDKAIIYDEASVIVNDGLESLLGKIESIVSNTKSGGISEKGSTAHDYEALKDPSAVRAKGCGQRLKRGKEKATNATKYRGRRCNGCGKIGQSHDKRNCPLLNNPSSQNEESPQHASEYDSKADSLSSTGLHEKMKG